The following coding sequences are from one Alosa alosa isolate M-15738 ecotype Scorff River chromosome 13, AALO_Geno_1.1, whole genome shotgun sequence window:
- the LOC125305692 gene encoding LOW QUALITY PROTEIN: toll-like receptor 13 (The sequence of the model RefSeq protein was modified relative to this genomic sequence to represent the inferred CDS: inserted 2 bases in 2 codons), whose amino-acid sequence MRYVCGLSVGRLPTIWLLLNLSLWGKLSAFIAKHCENFDEDQLTDMGHTIPCRYEPGLGPYAECSVTNLKKDLMEAKPDVRTLCISQLDSVIHTGVFSRFRSLKHLHIWEPHVNRVQPSAFTDLPNLVSLFLLFHDTTCREVSLDTGAFQGLEHLEELDVRGLKLLGISNETFKPLLGLVNLHLAYICSVDLGDVFRLLPTGMSRLHNLTLQKSGISVIRNQGTRAWPVLSGVRALSFLGTPXINTDSLKVFQNLSSFSLDFQGKTVSTIVESGIGQVRKLQLNGDILRNVHVGFIDICHLVNYLRVKSLTLSYIQAKTLSAEDITQCEKELENLNIWNSEIHDLDLKFWSNLTNLEALDLAHVRLNESNFCSAQHPSESRLISLNLEGNLLTTITAKQFSCMHQLEILDLSFNLITTLQKLAFWGLTRLRILRLTHNNISKLNTDDFKWVPVLEVLDLDQNSIASIEDGVFKKQRELQKLRLGKLDIIYILKINMIFYANEIPPKLRYLNIDASYGTNFEISPKTIAPNGTLIFHLNGDYLEVNLCDNAFFKAVRELKVSTSHFSCRTEFMARCFPTLESFEFLTRIDKVTVTYSGINTLRHLKRLKLTNLNFAKQTDAGTILHNLTKLQILVLNNCRFTFLTRSMFQNLTTLRILCLYSASPLLLLDGVFDVLNSLTTVVFDKVDFRCDCENSWLLRWAERSVHAQVIYLQRQECMWHYKKLNFLSTMERLCQTDMEYQCYLATALTISFLMATALGYNFGRWPFLVLFFRARGRWDDEWMNVLEEEEEEEDVQFDAFVSFSSRXWVLRDLAPRLEELCLHNRDFEVGKGIVDNIAESIYSSRRTVCVLSRRYLRSDWCALELRVATHRLLAEQKHRLIIIFLEHISPFELSAFHRLAKLVKSRTYLDWPEDDAERVNFWERLRRNIAEEDRPCNELFLLPGKPGP is encoded by the exons ATGCGGTATGTGTGTGGCTTGTCTGTGGGTAGGCTCCCCACCATTTGGCTGCTCTTGAATCTTAGTCTTTGGGGAAAACTGTCCGCTTTCATTGCCAAACACTGTGAGAACTTTGACGAGGACCAGCTCACTGACATGGGCCACACGATCCCGTGCCGCTATGAGCCTGGCCTGGGGCCGTATGCTGAATGTAGTGTGACCAATCTGAAAAAGGACCTCATGGAGGCCAAGCCGGACGTGAGGACCCTCTGCATCTCTCAGCTTGACTCGGTCATTCACACCGGAGTTTTCTCTCGTTTCCGCTCTCTTAAACACCTCCATATCTGGGAACCTCATGTCAACAGGGTCCAGCCTAGCGCCTTCACTGACCTGCCGAACCTGGTGAGCTTATTTCTTCTGTTCCACGACACCACTTGCAGGGAGGTCTCTTTGGACACTGGGGCATTTCAGGGTCTGGAGCATTTGGAGGAGTTGGATGTAAGAGGTTTAAAGTTGCTTGGTATCTCAAATGAAACTTTCAAGCCTCTGCTAGGGCTTGTGAACTTGCACCTGGCTTATATCTGTTCAGTCGACCTTGGAGATGTTTTCCGCCTGCTACCCACTGGCATGTCAAGACTGCACAATCTGACACTACAAAAGAGCGGCATATCCGTCATCAGAAACCAAGGCACTAGGGCATGGCCTGTTCTGTCTGGAGTAAGAGCACTCAGCTTTCTAGGGACGC AGATTAATACAGACTCTCTGAAGGTTTTTCAGAATCTCTCAAGTTTCTCCTTGGATTTTCAAGGAAAGACAGTAAGTACCATTGTGGAATCTGGAATTGGGCAGGTGAGGAAACTTCAGCTGAATGGAGACATTCTTAGAAATGTACATGTTGGCTTTATAGATATCTGTCATCTGGTGAATTATCTAAGAGTGAAGTCACTTACACTGAGCTACATCCAGGCTAAGACATTATCTGCAGAAGATATTACACAATGTGAAAAAGAATTAGAAAACCTCAACATCTGGAACTCCGAAATACATGATCTTGATTTAAAGTTCTGGtcaaatttgacaaatctggaggCATTGGATTTGGCTCATGTGAGGCTGAACGAATCAAACTTCTGCTCAGCTCAACATCCGTCAGAGTCTAGACTTATTTCTCTCAACCTGGAAGGAAATTTACTTACAACAATCACAGCCAAACAGTTTTCTTGTATGCATCAATTGGAGATCCTTGATTTGAGTTTCAATTTGATCACAACGCTCCAAAAGTTGGCATTCTGGGGATTAACTCGTCTCCGGATTTTGAggctcacacacaacaacataagCAAACTAAATACTGATGACTTCAAGTGGGTCCCAGTTCTGGAGGTTCTAGATCTAGATCAGAATTCAATTGCTAGCATAGAGGATGGAGTCttcaagaaacagagagagctgCAAAAGCTGAGGCTTGGTAAGCTGGACATCATATACATTCTAAAAATCAACATGATATTTTATGCCAATGAGATCCCACCTAAACTGCGTTATCTCAACATAGATGCAAGCTATGGAACAAATTTTGAAATAAGTCCAAAAACGATTGCTCCAAACGGTACACTTATTTTCCATCTGAATGGAGACTATCTGGAGGTCAACCTGTGtgataatgcattttttaaagcaGTCAGAGAGTTAAAAGTGAGCACCTCTCACTTCTCCTGCAGAACTGAGTTCATGGCACGCTGCTTCCCTACTCTGGAGTCGTTCGAGTTCCTCACCCGTATTGACAAAGTCACAGTCACCTACTCCGGGATCAACACCCTCAGGCACCTGAAACGCCTCAAACTGACCAACCTCAACTTTGCCAAACAGACAGACGCTGGAACGATCCTCCACAACCTCACCAAACTTCAGATCCTGGTCTTGAACAACTGCCGATTCACTTTCCTCACCAGGAGCATGTTCCAGAACCTGACCACTCTGCGCATTCTGTGCCTCTACAGTGCCTCCCCTCTCCTGCTGCTGGACGGGGTGTTTGACGTTCTCAACTCGCTGACCACTGTTGTGTTTGACAAAGTAGATTTTCGCTGTGACTGTGAAAACAGTTGGCTACTGAGATGGGCAGAGAGATCCGTACATGCTCAG GTTATCTACCTCCAGAGACAGGAGTGCATGTGGCACTACAAGAAACTGAACTTCCTGTCCACTATGGAGCGTCTATGCCAAACAGACATGGAGTACCAGTGTTATCTGGCCACAGCTCTCACCATCTCGTTCCTCATGGCCACGGCGCTGGGTTACAACTTCGGTCGTTGGCCTTTCCTGGTACTCTTCTTCCGAGCACGTGGGCGGTGGGACGACGAATGGATGAacgtgctggaggaggaggaggaggaggaagatgtgCAGTTTGATGCGTTTGTGTCCTTCAGTAGCC GATGGGTGCTGAGGGACTTGGCGCCCCGCTTGGAGGAGCTCTGCCTGCATAACAGGGACTTTGAG GTGGGTAAAGGAATCGTGGACAACATTGCCGAGAGCATCTACAGCAGCCGTcggacagtgtgtgtgcttagtCGCCGTTACCTGCGCAGCGACTGGTGTGCTCTGGAGCTACGCGTGGCCACTCACCGCCTGTTGGCCGAGCAGAAACATCggctcatcatcatcttcctcgAGCACATCTCTCCCTTTGAGCTCTCAGCATTTCACCG